The genomic segment TGTTTTCGAGACAAGCCAGTTCAACCACTCCTGCACCTCTCCGTAATGTCCTATTGTACCAGATATAGATCAAAAAATGCGCACCGCGAGAAGTCAAGCAGGAGCTAAGCGGCGGTAGGCGCTGTCGGAGCTGCAGGGTTTGGCGCGGCTGGAGTGGTGGGTGGCATCTGTTGCGAGCTGTTTTTTGCAATCCAAACGTACAGGAGAGGGATTGCTGCTGAGTAGAGGATCACTAGCACGACCGTTACCAAAATACCGATAATTGTAATGATTGGGAGAAGCATAACCAGGTATGCGCCATAGATACCCAGTACCTTTCCGACATTGCCCCTCGTAAGCTTCCAGCTCTCCTTGACAGCGTCCATGCCGGATAGTTCCGGACGGTCAACCAGTACATATGAAGCCAAAGATAATCGAAGTCCGATATACAATCCTGGAATGATGAGCAATATCAATCCTGCGATCACGGCCAGAACTACTAGCAAATTAGCTACGAAGAATCGCAGGAGGTTCTTGAGGGCATAGCTGAAGGCTGATCCTACCGATTCTTTCACACCACGCACAGCTTGCAGCAGCATAAAAGCAATCATTGGTCCAATGAGCAGATTGACGACAAAATTCACCAGCTGACCTATCAGCTTGGTACTTGAGTAGCTCCAGTCAAGACTATCCGACGTCATAGTCGTTTGATAATTGCCTGTGAGTAGACCTAATACGATACTGATCGCAATAAGGATACCCCAGAGAATCGCAAAGTTTGCCAATTCAAGACGAATCGCCTGTGAGCTTGGCTTAAAGAGCCCAAAAGCGCCGGGATATGCTCCGGCAGTCACCGTATCGGCGGCACTTTGTGCCACTGCTGGGGCTGGAGCTGCAGGCTGAGTTGGTGAAGTAGGTGCTGGTGTTGGGGTTGGTTGTGTGGTTGCCATATTGCTTACAATATAGCACACGCCTGTCTAGACAGTCTAATTTCTAAGTAAACACCCCCTGCTCAAATCTTATCTGAAACGCGCCATACCCACAGGTGTGCTTCGTAGCCGCACTCTCGGGGCTCGCGATGATGCAGCTCTTCAACGAGCCCATACTGCCCTACCCAACGTTGCACCTTTCTCGGAGTGAGATAATTCCATGGCAACACAGTTGAAAATTGGCCGGCATGTTGATTAGCACGATAGCAGGCCCAAACCATCGCTGCGTAAGCGATCGGCTGACGCGCCACGGTGTCGATCAGAATAACATGCTTGCGTGCCACACGCACCATCTCACCCATCATCCTTGTCGGCCGACGAGTGTGATGGACCGTCATACTGCAGATCACTACATCAAAGCTCCGATCTGGAAACGGTAATTCTTCACCATCTACATAAACCACATCCGGATCATCTAGTGAGTCTGGGTGTCGCATAATGTCGGTGCTAACCACATGCGGATTCACGCTTTTCACAAGCTGCGTCACGTAGCCAAGTCCATAGCCAACCTTCAGTATCTTCCCAGAATCTACAAAAGGCTTATAGTGCGCAAACCAATGCTTATCATCTCTCAAAAAAGACCGCTGAACCTGCTTGCGAATGCGCGTAGGCATTAGTCAGTGCTTGATTTACCAAGTACCCCCAGCAGACCCCAGACGATAAATCCCGCCCCGACCCCAATCAATAATCCCGCGCCTGGCTGACCAAATACCAACCCAATACCGAGCCCGAGTAATGTCCCGCCGGGGATAAATAGACCACCTGCGTCGTTTTTCTTTGACTTCTTATCCATAATTACAACACCTCCTAACACTAGGATACTACCTTGACGGAACTAACTTGAGCAAAAAGAAAAACCGGTGTGAGCCACGAAGGGCCCACACCGGCAGGCTGTCTCTCCGCTTCCCCGACGGATTAACAGCTTGTGCAGGAGGTCGGACTCGAACCGACAACCTTCCACCCGAAGGTGGCTGCTCTACCATATGAGCTTCTCCCGCTATCGATACCGACAGCATCTGCTTTTGGCGGGTTGGCAAGCCGCCGGCAAATTACTGTACGTTATCGATATGCCCCTGAAAGGCCAGTCGCCGCTGAAGGATTTGAACCCCCGACCTCTTGCCTTGTGAGCAAGCGCTCTGCCAACTGAGCTAAGCGGCGCGTCCATGCAGGACTATGATGCAGATGCATCGATTGTGGTCAGGCAGGGTTTCGAACCCTGGACATTCCGCTTTTCAGGCGGATACTCTGCCAACTGAGCTACCTGACCTGGTCGGGAGAGAGGCCCCTCAGACCTCAATCCCGGAAGTTCCCCGCCCTTCGCAGGGTTATTGCTCGTCAACGACGGGCCACGGGCACTCTACTCCGTGTGTGACATGCTTGACTCATTTCATTGGCCAAGTACAGTATCGGTGGACCATGCCGCTGCAGCTGAGGGCTGCCCAGGTTTTACAATCAGCCACAAGCCCTTATCCTGGAAAAGCTTATCTATCCCTAGGCGCACGTTCAACGCGAA from the bacterium genome contains:
- a CDS encoding class I SAM-dependent methyltransferase, producing the protein MPTRIRKQVQRSFLRDDKHWFAHYKPFVDSGKILKVGYGLGYVTQLVKSVNPHVVSTDIMRHPDSLDDPDVVYVDGEELPFPDRSFDVVICSMTVHHTRRPTRMMGEMVRVARKHVILIDTVARQPIAYAAMVWACYRANQHAGQFSTVLPWNYLTPRKVQRWVGQYGLVEELHHREPRECGYEAHLWVWRVSDKI